In a single window of the Myxococcus stipitatus genome:
- a CDS encoding ABC transporter ATP-binding protein, producing the protein MSIARLLSLARPEAPTIAVGTLFLLISSAAMLVFPKAIGNLVDEALGAQNRERLDLIALGMFGVFVVQGAAMALRVYLFSIAGERVVTRLRKRLFQSLLAQEVAFFDERRTGELTSRLASDTTVLQNSVTVNVSMTLRYGCQAVGGVALLFYTSPRLTLVMLALVPAVVLGAFIYGRRVRGLSRQVQDALATANEVAEEDLAGIRTVRSFAAEGHEADRYAAAVDHSLELAKRRVLQTALFMAGASIAGYGSTAAMLWYGGRLVVDGQLTVGALTSFLIYTMMVALSLSAMAEVWTDLMRASGAAERVFELMDRQPAIPSGGERLPGVRGHVEFRGVRFAYPTRQDLPVLHGLDMELRPGEVVAVVGPSGAGKSTLASLLSRFYDPQGGAVLLDGHALTALEPEWLRRNIGMVAQEPQLFSCSIADNIRYARPDATDEQVEQAARAANAHDFIQRFPDGYRTQVGERGVQLSGGQKQRVAIARAVLKDPRLLILDEATSALDAESEHLVKDALERLMKGRTTLIIAHRLSTVANVDRVLVLEGGRIVQSGTHASLMSQEGLYRRLVERQFVAA; encoded by the coding sequence CTGAGCATCGCACGCCTGCTCTCCCTGGCGCGGCCGGAGGCGCCCACCATCGCCGTGGGTACCCTCTTCCTGCTCATCAGCAGCGCCGCCATGCTCGTCTTCCCCAAGGCCATCGGGAACCTGGTGGACGAGGCGCTGGGCGCGCAGAACCGCGAACGGCTGGACCTCATCGCCCTGGGCATGTTCGGCGTGTTCGTGGTGCAGGGCGCGGCCATGGCGCTGCGCGTCTACCTCTTCAGCATCGCCGGCGAGCGCGTCGTGACGCGGCTGCGCAAGCGCCTGTTCCAGAGCCTGCTCGCCCAGGAGGTGGCCTTCTTCGACGAGCGCCGCACGGGCGAGCTCACCAGCCGCCTGGCGTCCGACACCACCGTCCTGCAGAACTCCGTCACGGTGAACGTCTCCATGACGCTGCGCTACGGCTGCCAGGCGGTGGGCGGGGTGGCGCTGCTGTTCTACACCTCGCCCCGGCTGACGCTGGTGATGCTCGCCCTGGTGCCCGCCGTCGTCCTCGGGGCCTTCATCTACGGCCGCCGCGTGCGCGGCCTGTCGCGCCAGGTGCAGGACGCGCTCGCCACCGCCAACGAGGTCGCCGAGGAGGACCTCGCGGGCATCCGCACGGTGCGCTCGTTCGCCGCCGAGGGCCACGAGGCCGACCGCTACGCCGCCGCCGTGGACCACTCGCTCGAGCTGGCGAAGCGGCGCGTGCTCCAGACGGCGCTCTTCATGGCGGGGGCGTCCATCGCCGGCTACGGCTCCACCGCGGCCATGCTGTGGTACGGCGGCCGGCTGGTGGTGGACGGCCAGCTCACCGTGGGCGCGCTCACCTCGTTCCTCATCTACACGATGATGGTGGCCCTCTCGCTGAGCGCCATGGCGGAGGTGTGGACGGACCTCATGCGCGCCAGCGGCGCCGCCGAGCGCGTCTTCGAGCTGATGGATCGCCAGCCCGCCATCCCCTCGGGCGGCGAGCGGCTGCCCGGCGTGCGCGGCCACGTGGAGTTCCGCGGGGTTCGCTTCGCCTACCCCACCCGGCAGGACCTGCCCGTGCTCCACGGCCTGGACATGGAGCTGCGGCCCGGCGAAGTGGTCGCGGTGGTGGGCCCCTCCGGCGCCGGGAAGTCCACGCTCGCCTCGCTGCTGTCGCGCTTCTACGACCCGCAGGGCGGCGCGGTGCTCCTGGACGGACACGCGCTCACCGCGCTGGAGCCGGAGTGGCTGCGCCGCAACATCGGCATGGTGGCCCAGGAGCCGCAGCTGTTCTCCTGCTCCATCGCGGACAACATCCGCTACGCGCGCCCGGACGCCACGGACGAACAGGTGGAGCAGGCCGCGCGCGCGGCCAACGCCCACGACTTCATCCAGCGCTTCCCGGACGGCTACCGCACCCAGGTGGGCGAGCGCGGCGTGCAGCTGTCCGGTGGCCAGAAGCAGCGCGTCGCCATCGCCCGCGCCGTGTTGAAGGACCCCCGCCTGCTCATCCTCGACGAGGCGACCAGCGCGCTCGACGCGGAGAGCGAGCACCTGGTGAAGGACGCGCTGGAGCGCCTGATGAAGGGCCGCACCACGCTCATCATCGCCCACCGGCTGTCCACCGTGGCCAACGTGGACCGCGTGCTCGTGCTGGAGGGCGGCCGCATCGTCCAGAGCGGCACCCACGCCAGCCTCATGAGCCAGGAGGGCCTGTATCGCCGCCTGGTCGAACGCCAGTTCGTCGCCGCCTGA
- a CDS encoding aldo/keto reductase yields MEQRVFGHTGKQVPVLGQGTWQMEDDSREEAIRSLRAGLDLGLTHVDTAELYGHGRVEESIVSEAIAGRRDEVFLVSKVMPSHATYAGTLAACEKSLRRLRTDRLDCYLLHWPGSHPLEETVRAFEKLVADGKTRAWGVSNFAVADLEELVSLAPAEHVACNQVLYHLEERAIEHAVLPWCEARGIAVVGYSPFGNGRFPSPRSPGGRVLESIAQAHGATARQVALQFLVRRPSLFAIPKASREAHLRDNAAAAALELSREELQRIDEAFPLGPSSDALPVL; encoded by the coding sequence ATGGAGCAGCGTGTCTTCGGTCACACCGGCAAGCAGGTGCCCGTCCTGGGGCAGGGGACGTGGCAGATGGAGGACGATTCGCGGGAGGAGGCCATCCGCTCGCTGCGCGCGGGCCTGGACCTGGGCCTGACGCATGTCGACACCGCGGAGCTGTACGGCCACGGGCGGGTGGAGGAGTCCATCGTGTCCGAGGCCATCGCCGGGCGCCGGGACGAGGTCTTCCTGGTGTCGAAGGTGATGCCCTCGCACGCGACGTACGCGGGCACGCTGGCCGCGTGCGAGAAGAGCCTGCGGCGGCTGCGCACGGACCGGCTGGACTGCTACCTGCTGCACTGGCCGGGCTCCCACCCGTTGGAGGAGACGGTGCGCGCCTTCGAGAAGCTGGTGGCGGACGGGAAGACGCGCGCGTGGGGCGTGAGCAACTTCGCGGTGGCGGACCTGGAGGAGCTGGTGTCGCTCGCGCCCGCGGAGCACGTCGCCTGCAACCAGGTGCTCTACCACCTGGAGGAGCGCGCCATCGAACACGCGGTGCTCCCCTGGTGCGAGGCGCGCGGCATCGCCGTGGTGGGCTACAGCCCCTTCGGCAATGGCCGCTTCCCCAGCCCCCGGAGTCCGGGCGGGCGTGTGCTGGAGTCCATCGCCCAGGCCCACGGGGCCACCGCGCGGCAGGTGGCGCTCCAGTTCCTGGTGCGCCGGCCGTCGCTGTTCGCCATCCCCAAGGCCAGCCGCGAGGCGCACCTGCGCGACAACGCGGCGGCGGCGGCGCTGGAGCTCTCCCGGGAGGAGCTTCAGCGCATCGACGAGGCCTTCCCGCTGGGGCCCTCCAGCGACGCGCTGCCCGTCCTCTGA
- the kdsB gene encoding 3-deoxy-manno-octulosonate cytidylyltransferase codes for MPPFRTVAVIPARHASTRFPGKPLALIAGTPMVEHVWRRCQEAGVFDEVWVATDDERIRATVDGFGGKAVMTSPACATGTDRVAEVARARPDVDVWVNVQGDEPLLDPATLQALAGLFQDPTVRMGTLVRPLEPDEADSPHVVKAVLALNGDALYFSRSLVPHAREPATAHVDRWGHIGLYGYRRDVLLRLAELSPTPLEETEKLEQLRALEHGIPIRTARVCWRTVAVDVPGDVAKVEAVMRQKGLMR; via the coding sequence ATGCCCCCCTTCCGGACCGTCGCCGTCATCCCCGCCCGCCACGCCAGCACCCGCTTCCCCGGCAAGCCGCTCGCCCTCATCGCGGGGACCCCCATGGTGGAGCACGTCTGGCGCCGCTGCCAGGAGGCGGGCGTGTTCGACGAGGTCTGGGTCGCCACCGACGACGAGCGCATCCGCGCCACCGTCGACGGCTTCGGCGGCAAGGCGGTGATGACCAGCCCCGCCTGCGCCACGGGCACGGACCGGGTGGCGGAGGTCGCCCGCGCCCGGCCGGACGTGGACGTCTGGGTCAACGTCCAGGGCGACGAGCCGCTCCTGGACCCCGCCACGCTCCAGGCGCTGGCCGGCCTGTTCCAGGACCCCACCGTGCGGATGGGCACCCTCGTGCGGCCGCTCGAACCCGACGAGGCGGACAGCCCCCACGTGGTGAAGGCGGTGCTCGCGCTCAACGGCGACGCGCTCTACTTCAGCCGCAGCCTCGTGCCCCACGCCCGCGAGCCCGCCACGGCGCACGTGGACCGCTGGGGCCACATCGGCCTGTATGGCTATCGCCGGGACGTGCTGCTGCGGCTGGCGGAGCTTTCGCCCACGCCCCTCGAGGAGACGGAGAAGCTGGAGCAGCTGCGCGCCCTCGAGCACGGCATCCCCATCCGCACCGCCCGCGTCTGCTGGCGCACCGTGGCCGTGGACGTCCCCGGCGACGTCGCCAAGGTGGAGGCCGTCATGCGCCAGAAGGGGCTGATGCGCTGA
- the wecB gene encoding non-hydrolyzing UDP-N-acetylglucosamine 2-epimerase, with protein sequence MKKVIHIVGARPNFMKVAPIHRAIAARTPFQQVLIHTGQHYDVKMSDVFFSDLGLPAPDVHLGIGSGSHAQQTARMMMELERVFQEHKPDLVSVVGDVNSTVAAAMVTSKLAIPLAHVEAGLRSHSRHQPEEINRVVTDRLSDLLLTPSRDADANLLKEGAEPARIHLVGNVMIDSLLASKAKAEQLPVLRTLDLAPRGYAVCTLHRPSNVDDPKVLGGLLSAVSHVASRLPVVFPVHPRTRKMISELRLSADFERNPNLRAVDPMGYLEFLALTSQARLILTDSGGLQEETTALGVPCLTLREQTERPITVDEGTNEVVGVDPERIRLAADRVLDGHGKTGRVPEFWDGRASERIADVFLRFLEGEQGALRVASA encoded by the coding sequence ATGAAGAAGGTCATCCATATCGTCGGCGCGCGTCCCAACTTCATGAAGGTCGCGCCCATCCACCGGGCCATCGCCGCTCGGACTCCGTTCCAGCAGGTGCTCATCCACACCGGGCAGCACTACGACGTGAAGATGAGCGACGTCTTCTTCTCGGACCTGGGCCTGCCCGCGCCGGACGTCCACCTGGGCATCGGCTCTGGCAGCCACGCCCAGCAGACGGCCCGCATGATGATGGAGCTGGAGCGCGTCTTCCAGGAGCACAAGCCGGACCTCGTCTCCGTCGTCGGCGACGTCAACAGCACGGTGGCCGCCGCCATGGTGACGTCGAAGCTGGCGATTCCCCTGGCCCACGTGGAGGCGGGGCTGCGCAGCCACTCGCGCCACCAGCCGGAGGAGATCAACCGCGTCGTCACCGACCGGCTGTCGGACCTGCTCTTGACGCCCTCTCGCGACGCGGACGCGAACCTGCTCAAGGAGGGCGCGGAGCCGGCCCGCATCCACCTGGTGGGCAACGTGATGATTGATTCACTGCTCGCCTCCAAGGCGAAGGCGGAGCAGCTGCCCGTGCTGAGGACGCTGGACCTGGCGCCTCGCGGCTATGCCGTGTGCACGCTGCACCGGCCCTCCAACGTGGACGACCCGAAGGTGCTCGGCGGGCTTTTGTCCGCCGTCTCCCACGTGGCCTCGCGCCTGCCCGTGGTGTTCCCGGTGCACCCGCGCACGCGGAAGATGATTTCGGAGCTGCGCCTGTCCGCCGACTTCGAGCGCAACCCGAACCTGCGCGCGGTGGACCCCATGGGCTACCTGGAGTTCCTCGCGCTCACCTCGCAGGCCCGGCTCATCCTCACCGACTCGGGCGGCCTCCAGGAGGAGACCACCGCGCTCGGCGTGCCCTGTCTCACGCTGCGCGAGCAGACCGAGCGCCCCATCACCGTGGACGAAGGCACCAACGAGGTGGTGGGCGTCGACCCGGAGCGCATCCGCCTGGCCGCGGACCGCGTCCTCGACGGGCACGGCAAGACGGGCCGCGTACCCGAGTTCTGGGATGGCCGCGCCAGCGAGCGCATCGCGGACGTCTTCCTGCGCTTCCTCGAGGGCGAGCAGGGCGCGCTTCGCGTCGCGTCCGCCTGA